A genomic segment from Pseudobdellovibrionaceae bacterium encodes:
- a CDS encoding TatD family hydrolase translates to MSCDCQYGNASDPASDLTFYEGVRGVIPYVDFHTHDLSWDETIFRLNSLSLNDFKKNISVSHLKNMSDLKNPFTVGIHPWDVDVVDLNHCDELLSEMLNHKLCVGLGEIGLDKARSQNYQRQLDVFVAQVRRAKDLGVSWLVLHCVRTQNDILKVLKDENFKGRAIFHDYNGSVEEGKRLLDLGHVVSLGSKILNPKTKAHQWLLHRLLSSSQIPWGQFFLETDDSSISIVDLYEGLSQWTQLPMDELKTQFFTHLPTEFCK, encoded by the coding sequence ATGTCATGTGACTGCCAGTATGGGAATGCTTCTGACCCAGCAAGTGATCTTACATTTTATGAAGGAGTTAGAGGAGTGATTCCTTATGTGGACTTTCACACTCATGATCTTTCCTGGGATGAGACGATCTTTCGATTAAATAGTTTAAGTTTAAATGATTTTAAAAAAAACATTTCCGTTTCTCATTTGAAAAACATGTCTGATCTGAAAAATCCTTTTACGGTGGGTATACACCCTTGGGATGTTGATGTGGTGGACCTTAACCATTGCGATGAATTGCTGTCAGAGATGTTAAATCATAAATTGTGTGTAGGTTTAGGTGAAATAGGTTTGGATAAAGCGCGTTCTCAAAACTATCAGCGACAACTTGATGTTTTTGTTGCTCAAGTTCGAAGAGCTAAAGACTTAGGTGTTTCGTGGTTAGTTCTGCATTGTGTGCGAACCCAGAATGACATTTTAAAAGTTCTTAAAGATGAGAACTTTAAAGGGCGGGCTATATTTCATGATTACAATGGCAGTGTTGAAGAAGGAAAACGTCTGTTAGACTTGGGGCATGTGGTCAGTTTGGGCTCTAAGATTTTAAACCCTAAGACCAAAGCTCATCAGTGGCTCCTGCACAGGCTTTTAAGTTCATCACAGATTCCATGGGGGCAGTTTTTTTTAGAAACAGATGACAGCTCTATTTCAATTGTGGACTTGTATGAGGGGCTATCCCAGTGGACGCAGCTTCCTATGGATGAACTTAAAACCCAGTTTTTTACACATTTGCCCACGGAATTTTGCAAGTGA
- a CDS encoding DeoR family transcriptional regulator: MLKKAQRLYLNSQFEELSALPNDSRIVGYKMGALFFLGEHEKLRTLYKAHVHEMDLEQKILAHFHMGLSFTSTSEYKASQKFFKSNLILSKTHQLTNFNTYFVFQGLSFFAYFFSKHKKSQALAKKAYFYLLKEPREAAFLEILNLEIQGYNAFHLGEINAGFKHLEKALQVSKVHPHLKAFGQPIEFALLKFQCEHSVDFIKNISVLLNAQNSPHIDAVSRIGLCLATAKIYFFLGQYKKAHNYLTQNFHFIYSSQNLRLIAESNLFLARLLLHKGQPHEALAFINTIRSNLNPFVDKKLILSLLQLEFKILKLLELPYQHISEQITSLRTNIDSYQNTRSHLRDLGQRGTFIHGQDSMGDLLDEIQFHCGPQTLDKILDLKAYHLLFKALKLSEQKNYILIHHTQLLLISSDEIYHSTTKLSKTLIRMLHELSSPCDKQHLIEKVWGYHYDPLRHDSLVYTALTRLRVALEPMSHWIINDDTNYQLLSDVEIQFIQAAPQTLSTLAQSHASTFLKMPHAASSAATSSHSSASLAPTRTAASAPSLQPLTSASDPTLPLLEMDLNLRQIQFLNLKDSTTVNVETYAKHWKVTKMTALRDLKKLCDLGYLKRLGKGRATEYYRL; this comes from the coding sequence ATGCTTAAGAAGGCCCAAAGACTGTATTTGAACTCCCAATTTGAAGAGCTCTCGGCCCTTCCCAATGATTCACGCATTGTGGGGTATAAAATGGGGGCTTTGTTTTTTTTAGGAGAACACGAAAAACTGCGCACTTTATATAAGGCCCATGTTCATGAAATGGATTTAGAGCAAAAGATCTTAGCCCATTTTCACATGGGATTAAGTTTCACATCCACGTCAGAGTATAAAGCCAGTCAGAAGTTTTTTAAAAGCAACCTTATACTTTCAAAAACCCACCAGCTGACTAATTTTAACACCTACTTTGTCTTTCAAGGGCTGAGCTTTTTTGCCTACTTCTTTTCCAAACATAAAAAGAGCCAAGCCTTAGCCAAGAAGGCTTACTTTTATCTTTTAAAAGAACCCAGGGAGGCTGCATTTTTAGAAATTCTTAATTTAGAAATTCAAGGCTATAATGCGTTCCATCTTGGTGAAATCAACGCAGGCTTCAAACATTTAGAAAAGGCCTTACAGGTTTCAAAAGTTCATCCACATCTCAAAGCCTTTGGTCAGCCCATCGAGTTTGCACTCTTAAAATTTCAATGCGAACACTCGGTGGATTTTATAAAAAATATCTCTGTACTGCTGAACGCCCAAAACTCACCTCATATTGATGCCGTTTCTCGTATTGGGCTATGCCTTGCAACGGCAAAAATATATTTTTTCCTGGGACAGTATAAAAAAGCGCACAACTATTTAACGCAGAACTTTCATTTTATTTACAGCTCACAGAATTTGCGTCTGATTGCTGAGTCTAATTTATTTTTAGCCCGACTGCTCTTGCATAAAGGCCAGCCCCACGAAGCCTTAGCCTTTATCAATACCATTAGAAGTAATCTTAATCCCTTTGTGGACAAAAAACTGATCCTGTCTTTGTTGCAACTGGAATTTAAAATTCTAAAACTTTTAGAATTGCCCTACCAACACATATCAGAACAGATCACATCCTTACGCACAAATATTGACTCTTACCAAAACACCCGCAGTCACTTAAGGGATTTAGGACAGAGAGGAACTTTTATCCATGGACAAGACTCTATGGGTGATCTTTTGGACGAAATTCAATTCCATTGTGGCCCTCAAACTCTGGATAAGATTTTAGACCTTAAGGCTTACCATTTGCTTTTTAAAGCTTTAAAACTTTCAGAGCAAAAAAATTATATTCTCATTCATCACACACAACTTCTGCTCATCTCTTCAGATGAGATTTATCACAGCACGACTAAACTTTCAAAAACTCTGATTCGTATGCTTCATGAACTCTCTTCACCTTGTGACAAACAGCATCTGATCGAAAAGGTTTGGGGCTACCATTACGATCCTTTACGTCACGACTCTTTAGTTTATACTGCTCTCACCCGTCTGAGAGTGGCACTAGAACCCATGAGTCACTGGATCATCAACGACGACACAAATTATCAACTTTTATCTGATGTAGAAATCCAGTTTATCCAAGCCGCACCTCAGACTCTATCTACCTTAGCCCAATCTCACGCTTCTACTTTTTTGAAGATGCCTCATGCTGCTTCTTCTGCCGCTACATCGTCTCACTCGTCGGCTTCTTTGGCACCGACTCGTACTGCGGCTTCGGCTCCATCACTTCAACCTCTCACCTCAGCATCTGACCCCACACTCCCGCTTTTAGAGATGGACCTGAATCTGCGACAAATTCAATTTTTAAATCTTAAGGACTCTACGACGGTGAACGTAGAAACTTACGCCAAACACTGGAAGGTGACCAAAATGACGGCCTTAAGGGACTTAAAGAAACTATGCGACCTAGGATATTTAAAGCGCCTAGGAAAAGGCCGTGCCACAGAATACTACCGTCTATAG
- a CDS encoding tRNA threonylcarbamoyladenosine dehydratase, whose amino-acid sequence MSDENLAFQGVEKVVGQKTYDRMTSKILLVVGLGGVGSWAVESLARSGFRKLVLMDLDDICVSNTNRQIHTLQSTVGKSKVEVLKERVLAINPACEVEAVADFLQKDNVKEYLEKYRPDMILDAIDSLGVKCALAATAREMKIPLLVSGSAGGKLLASELKVSDLATTYEDDLLHQMRKRLRQKHGFPRGKRKFKITCVFSAESKSVCEVPKGESSGRLDCQTGLGSLCHVTASMGMLLTQQVILHFMKELEE is encoded by the coding sequence ATGAGTGACGAGAATTTAGCATTTCAAGGTGTTGAAAAAGTTGTAGGTCAAAAGACCTATGACCGTATGACTTCTAAGATCCTCCTTGTTGTGGGCTTAGGGGGAGTAGGGTCATGGGCAGTGGAGTCTTTGGCTCGAAGTGGATTTCGCAAATTGGTTTTGATGGACTTAGATGACATCTGTGTGTCGAACACCAACAGACAGATTCACACTCTACAAAGCACCGTGGGTAAATCCAAAGTGGAAGTGCTTAAAGAAAGGGTGCTTGCTATTAACCCTGCCTGTGAAGTGGAAGCGGTGGCTGATTTTTTACAAAAAGACAATGTTAAAGAGTATTTGGAAAAGTATCGACCTGATATGATTCTAGATGCGATTGATAGCCTAGGCGTGAAGTGTGCTTTAGCGGCTACAGCCAGAGAGATGAAGATTCCTTTATTGGTTTCGGGATCAGCAGGAGGAAAACTTCTGGCTTCGGAATTAAAAGTCAGTGATTTGGCCACCACCTACGAAGACGATCTATTGCACCAAATGCGCAAACGACTGCGACAAAAACATGGTTTCCCGCGTGGGAAACGCAAATTCAAGATCACCTGCGTGTTCTCTGCTGAATCCAAATCTGTGTGTGAAGTGCCTAAAGGGGAATCCAGTGGACGCTTAGACTGTCAGACAGGATTGGGCAGTTTATGTCATGTGACTGCCAGTATGGGAATGCTTCTGACCCAGCAAGTGATCTTACATTTTATGAAGGAGTTAGAGGAGTGA
- a CDS encoding efflux RND transporter periplasmic adaptor subunit, with protein sequence MKNKILIFAVIFALLIGLGLWWTQKQRSSHNHTHHHTSAEHEKYICPMHPHITSNTMSTCPICGMDLVLASEMDEDEDYEGESEGEQNTQVKPHTPQGRAPVRLSLDKQQMIGVKVEKAQKKNLFKSIKAPGRIAFDPELYTAQSEYLEALKQWKRVQNSPLAEVKSNTQQMINSSKIRLRVLGLSEEHINALTRRGSQSESLLVGGQDNIVYADIFEIDLPYIKVGQATQITAGFLQEKFLPGKVTSVDRVINPETRTAKVRIELLKSDPAIRPESYVNVTILAPLGEHLSVPLESILDTGVDAFVFVKKGEGRFEPKKVQVLLETSTDAALVGDIKEGDLVVVGAQFLMDSESRLRSVIQDGSSPSQEHDH encoded by the coding sequence ATGAAAAATAAAATCTTAATATTTGCTGTGATATTCGCCCTGCTGATTGGCCTTGGGTTATGGTGGACACAAAAACAACGTTCCTCCCACAATCATACTCACCACCACACTTCTGCCGAACATGAAAAATACATTTGTCCCATGCACCCTCACATCACTTCAAACACCATGAGCACTTGCCCTATCTGCGGCATGGATTTGGTCTTAGCAAGTGAAATGGATGAAGATGAAGACTACGAAGGTGAGAGTGAGGGCGAACAGAACACTCAGGTCAAACCTCACACCCCGCAAGGTCGTGCTCCTGTTAGGCTTTCTTTAGATAAACAACAGATGATTGGCGTTAAGGTTGAAAAGGCGCAAAAGAAAAATCTTTTTAAGTCCATTAAAGCTCCAGGGCGCATTGCTTTTGACCCTGAACTTTACACTGCACAAAGCGAATACCTAGAGGCCTTAAAACAATGGAAGCGAGTACAAAACTCTCCTCTAGCTGAGGTGAAATCTAACACCCAACAGATGATCAACTCTTCAAAGATCAGGCTTAGGGTCTTGGGACTTTCTGAAGAGCACATCAATGCACTGACTCGAAGAGGCTCACAGTCAGAAAGTTTACTGGTCGGAGGACAAGACAATATTGTCTATGCCGACATTTTTGAAATTGATCTTCCTTATATAAAAGTAGGACAAGCCACACAGATTACAGCTGGATTTTTACAAGAAAAGTTTCTGCCTGGTAAGGTCACCTCTGTAGACCGAGTGATCAATCCCGAAACTCGTACAGCTAAAGTCAGAATTGAATTGCTTAAAAGTGATCCTGCTATTCGACCTGAATCCTATGTGAACGTCACCATACTGGCTCCTTTGGGTGAACATCTCTCTGTGCCTCTTGAGTCCATCCTTGATACAGGAGTGGACGCCTTTGTCTTTGTTAAAAAAGGGGAAGGACGATTTGAACCTAAAAAAGTTCAAGTTCTCTTAGAGACCTCCACGGATGCCGCTTTAGTGGGAGACATTAAAGAAGGAGACCTTGTGGTTGTTGGCGCCCAATTTTTAATGGACTCCGAATCGCGTTTAAGGTCAGTGATTCAAGACGGATCAAGTCCATCACAAGAGCACGACCACTGA
- a CDS encoding TolC family protein gives MRCLMIATLIVFLPMATQARSGEFKSLHDLVLMAYEKSPEVKSFEFEAKAQEAFITAASGLDSPMVGLSMNDQNGSWSQYLTVSQQVRFPNKYFLSSKAQKAVSKSASALLTEARLRVRSQISVLYYSLYSTQKEILLTKANMESVREFARVAEKKYAAGKTARSDSMKAHFELTQLELEMIRLRQEEEALQAKLYAAINDTAWTPLQLASKELAPPEFYENRVQNEKEKLEDLLTSHSPTLQAASFKLEETQIRSRLAQWEYAPDFQLQYQHRIKGNAMDRSMFGVGVSIPLWFWNQNSNVQAAKSQKLAQEHKLKDLNLKLSAEVLDLLGKVKTGLKTLKVYQTSLLPQAQSTYNSSRLAYQANKTSFLDLLDSERSLYRVQTGYYKSLSLYVTALSQLESLMGFEVSNLATTKGVSYEK, from the coding sequence ATGCGATGTCTTATGATCGCAACTCTCATCGTGTTCTTGCCTATGGCCACCCAAGCGCGCAGTGGAGAATTCAAATCTCTACATGACTTGGTTCTTATGGCTTATGAAAAAAGCCCTGAGGTGAAAAGTTTTGAATTTGAAGCCAAAGCTCAAGAGGCCTTCATCACAGCCGCTTCGGGATTAGACTCTCCCATGGTGGGCCTATCCATGAATGACCAAAACGGAAGCTGGTCACAGTATCTGACTGTATCGCAACAGGTGCGATTTCCTAATAAATATTTTCTCAGCTCCAAGGCGCAAAAGGCAGTGTCCAAAAGTGCTTCTGCACTTTTAACCGAAGCACGTTTGCGAGTGCGCAGCCAAATTTCTGTTTTATATTATTCGCTGTACTCCACACAAAAAGAAATTCTGCTCACAAAAGCCAATATGGAATCCGTCAGAGAGTTCGCTCGTGTGGCAGAAAAAAAGTACGCAGCAGGAAAAACGGCACGATCAGATTCTATGAAGGCTCACTTTGAGTTGACTCAACTGGAACTTGAGATGATCCGCCTAAGACAAGAAGAAGAGGCCCTTCAGGCTAAGCTTTACGCCGCCATTAACGATACAGCATGGACGCCTCTTCAACTGGCCTCTAAAGAATTAGCACCTCCAGAGTTTTACGAAAACAGAGTGCAAAATGAAAAAGAAAAGTTAGAAGACCTTCTCACTTCACATTCCCCCACATTACAAGCTGCAAGTTTTAAACTTGAAGAAACTCAAATTCGTTCACGCTTAGCACAGTGGGAGTATGCGCCTGATTTTCAACTCCAGTATCAACACAGAATCAAGGGAAATGCCATGGATCGCAGTATGTTTGGTGTGGGGGTCAGCATTCCACTTTGGTTTTGGAATCAGAACTCTAATGTCCAGGCCGCCAAATCCCAAAAGCTTGCACAAGAGCATAAACTTAAAGACTTAAATTTAAAACTTTCTGCTGAAGTTTTGGATTTACTGGGAAAAGTCAAAACAGGACTGAAGACTTTGAAAGTCTATCAAACCAGTCTGCTTCCTCAAGCTCAAAGCACTTACAACTCCAGTCGTCTAGCCTACCAAGCCAACAAAACATCTTTTTTAGATTTGCTAGACAGTGAACGCTCTTTGTATCGAGTACAAACTGGATACTATAAATCCTTAAGCCTGTACGTCACAGCTCTCAGTCAGCTTGAAAGTCTAATGGGCTTTGAAGTTTCTAACCTTGCCACAACCAAAGGGGTCTCTTATGAAAAATAA
- a CDS encoding SGNH/GDSL hydrolase family protein, which translates to MTLIYLSLTGCGLFKNSTPKIKNSHSYNEGPIVVFGDSLAYGHGATSEEKTFTGCFRNVYGKTVINMGQNGATSSDVVGRINQVTQLKPSMVFVSLGGNDILRRNASETTLNNMRKIFKSFTEEGSLVLYLGLNPPQSFFMGKFIDVKRFRQIKDIAKEEGVLFIDDAFKDLWKKSEYMFDDIHPNDNGYSTICSRLIGLLEPHYD; encoded by the coding sequence ATGACCCTGATATATCTTTCGCTCACGGGATGTGGTTTGTTTAAAAACTCCACTCCCAAAATTAAAAACTCTCACTCTTACAACGAAGGTCCCATTGTGGTCTTTGGTGACAGTTTGGCTTATGGACATGGAGCCACATCAGAAGAAAAAACATTTACAGGCTGCTTCCGCAATGTATATGGAAAGACAGTGATCAATATGGGGCAAAATGGGGCCACCAGTTCAGATGTTGTAGGACGCATAAATCAAGTGACACAACTTAAACCCTCAATGGTTTTTGTCAGCTTAGGTGGGAACGACATCTTACGTCGTAATGCTTCTGAAACCACATTGAACAACATGCGCAAAATTTTTAAAAGCTTCACTGAAGAAGGCAGTCTTGTTCTGTACCTAGGACTCAATCCCCCACAAAGTTTTTTTATGGGTAAATTTATAGATGTTAAAAGATTCCGACAGATCAAAGACATCGCCAAAGAGGAAGGCGTGCTTTTTATCGACGACGCCTTTAAAGACCTATGGAAAAAATCAGAATACATGTTTGATGACATCCACCCCAACGACAACGGCTACAGCACCATCTGCAGCCGCCTGATTGGGTTATTGGAACCGCATTATGACTAG
- a CDS encoding CusA/CzcA family heavy metal efflux RND transporter — translation MILKTIEYCVKNKWITLLAVTLAAIAGWMSMKRLPIDALPDLSDTQVIVYSTWDVSPDIVEDQITYPIVTSLLGVPKVKDIRGLSTFGASYVYVIFEDGTDMYWARSRVLEYLSTLTPQLPEGSQTELGPDATGVGWVYQYALKDTSGKHSLADLRSYQDWFLRYQLQALPGVSEVAAFGGFQKQFQVDVHPESLRAFGIPLSKVSEAIQQGNSEAGARVLEFSGIEYMVRLRGYAKTRQDLENIVIGANKNGVPIYVKNVARVSQGPEMRRGVGDLDGMGDTVGGIVVMRFGENASQVIQRIETKLKELKNSLPEGVEIVETYNRKDLIERSIQTLTHELILEMLVVALIIFIFLLHIPSALIPIISLPTAVVISFILMYLMGVSANIMSLGGIAIAIGAMVDAAIVVVENCHKKLEEWRTSKSQTSMEHVILLAIKEVGPASFYSLLVIAVSFLPIFVLEDQEGRLFKPLAYTKTLAMLIAAILSITLVPALLMILSQSREFKKGPTWWTQTLNFIFNPKVKSEEEHPISRYLFKVYGPLVDMMVDHRKKVVSVALLMILTTLPIYFKLGSEFMPPLNEGTILYMPTTMPGISVTEAQKLLQKQDEILKSFPEVLSVHGKAGRASTATDPAPLSMMETVIVLKDQRQWRTQDRWYSFLPHVLQVPFRWITPSYMSWEELISEMNQKMHFPGVTNAWTSPIKGRTDMLTTGIRTPIGIKISGGDLKQIDHIGLEIERLLPQVQGTRSVFAERVTGEFFFDFNFNREALARHGISVAQAQSTLATALGGQNVTTTLHGRERYSVNVRYARAFRQDKEDIKRILLDSPKGYQVPLSEVATIEILNGPGMIRNDNGLLTSYVYVDIQDTNVGDYVQQAKKFIDEHLDLPVGHSISWSGQYQNMERVRDKLKVVLPITLLLILILIYMNTGSGVKTAIVLLAIPFSAIGAVWLLYLLGYNMSIAVWVGLIALLGVDAETAIYMLLYLDLSYEKRKSEGMLNSFADLKEAIHEGAVKRIRPKMMTVLTTFIALLPIMFASSASSGADVMKRMAAPMVGGILTSFLLELLVYPAIFALWKERSLLNANSEHTAEENF, via the coding sequence ATGATTTTAAAAACTATTGAATATTGTGTGAAAAACAAATGGATCACTCTGCTTGCTGTGACCTTGGCAGCCATAGCGGGATGGATGAGCATGAAGCGTCTTCCTATTGATGCCCTGCCAGATTTATCTGACACACAAGTGATCGTGTACTCGACATGGGATGTGAGTCCCGACATTGTGGAAGATCAAATCACTTATCCTATAGTCACTAGTCTATTAGGAGTTCCTAAGGTGAAAGACATCAGAGGGCTTTCTACTTTTGGTGCATCTTATGTCTATGTGATTTTTGAAGATGGGACTGATATGTATTGGGCACGCTCAAGGGTGCTAGAATACCTTTCCACTCTCACACCTCAACTTCCTGAAGGTTCACAAACAGAACTTGGTCCTGACGCCACAGGTGTAGGTTGGGTGTATCAGTATGCCCTTAAAGACACTTCTGGCAAACACAGTTTAGCTGATCTTCGGTCTTACCAAGATTGGTTTTTACGTTACCAACTGCAAGCCCTTCCTGGTGTGTCTGAAGTCGCAGCGTTTGGAGGGTTTCAAAAACAGTTTCAAGTCGACGTTCACCCCGAATCACTCAGAGCTTTTGGCATTCCCCTTTCTAAAGTCAGCGAGGCCATTCAACAAGGAAACTCCGAAGCAGGAGCCCGAGTTCTTGAATTTTCTGGCATTGAATACATGGTACGCCTTAGAGGCTACGCCAAAACCAGACAAGACTTAGAAAACATTGTCATCGGTGCCAATAAAAATGGAGTGCCTATTTATGTCAAAAACGTGGCTAGGGTTTCGCAAGGTCCTGAAATGCGCCGAGGAGTGGGTGATCTTGACGGTATGGGAGACACCGTGGGTGGCATTGTGGTCATGCGCTTTGGAGAAAACGCCAGTCAAGTGATACAAAGAATAGAAACCAAACTTAAAGAACTTAAAAATTCGCTACCAGAAGGGGTGGAAATTGTAGAAACCTACAATCGTAAAGATTTAATCGAACGATCCATTCAAACTCTGACTCATGAACTGATTCTTGAGATGCTGGTTGTGGCTCTTATCATTTTTATCTTTTTACTTCATATCCCCAGTGCTCTGATTCCCATCATCAGTTTACCTACGGCTGTGGTGATCTCATTCATTCTGATGTACCTGATGGGAGTTTCTGCCAACATCATGTCTCTGGGAGGAATTGCCATTGCCATCGGGGCCATGGTGGATGCCGCCATTGTGGTCGTGGAAAACTGTCATAAAAAATTAGAGGAGTGGCGCACTTCAAAATCCCAAACCTCCATGGAACACGTGATTCTTTTGGCAATCAAAGAAGTCGGACCTGCAAGTTTTTACTCTCTGTTAGTGATTGCAGTGTCCTTTTTACCTATCTTTGTTCTTGAAGATCAAGAAGGACGGCTATTTAAACCTCTGGCCTACACCAAAACTCTTGCGATGCTGATTGCCGCTATACTCTCTATCACACTGGTGCCTGCATTGCTGATGATCTTATCTCAAAGCCGAGAGTTTAAAAAAGGTCCTACATGGTGGACCCAAACGCTTAACTTTATTTTTAATCCCAAAGTCAAAAGCGAAGAAGAGCATCCCATCAGTCGTTATCTTTTTAAAGTCTACGGTCCCTTAGTAGATATGATGGTGGATCATCGAAAGAAAGTTGTTAGCGTGGCTCTTCTTATGATCTTAACAACTTTACCTATTTATTTTAAATTGGGTTCGGAGTTTATGCCGCCCTTAAACGAAGGCACCATTCTTTATATGCCTACCACAATGCCAGGAATCTCTGTCACTGAGGCGCAAAAACTTCTACAAAAGCAAGACGAGATTTTAAAAAGCTTTCCTGAAGTTTTAAGCGTGCACGGCAAAGCAGGACGCGCCAGCACCGCCACTGATCCCGCTCCTCTTTCTATGATGGAAACTGTGATTGTGCTTAAAGACCAAAGACAGTGGCGCACACAAGATCGCTGGTATTCTTTTTTGCCTCATGTTTTACAAGTACCTTTTAGGTGGATCACTCCCAGTTATATGAGTTGGGAAGAGTTGATTTCAGAAATGAATCAAAAGATGCACTTCCCTGGAGTCACCAACGCATGGACTTCACCCATTAAGGGGCGCACGGATATGCTCACCACGGGCATCAGAACTCCCATTGGAATTAAAATTTCAGGAGGTGATCTAAAGCAGATCGACCACATAGGTCTAGAAATCGAAAGACTTCTTCCCCAGGTTCAAGGCACACGAAGTGTTTTTGCTGAACGCGTGACTGGTGAATTCTTTTTTGATTTTAATTTTAATCGAGAAGCTTTAGCAAGACATGGAATCTCCGTGGCTCAAGCTCAGTCCACACTGGCCACAGCTCTTGGAGGACAAAACGTCACGACCACGTTGCACGGACGAGAACGCTACTCTGTCAATGTTCGTTACGCCAGAGCTTTTAGACAAGACAAAGAAGACATTAAGAGAATTCTTCTGGATTCCCCCAAAGGGTACCAGGTTCCTTTGTCTGAAGTAGCCACTATAGAAATCTTAAACGGACCAGGAATGATCCGAAATGATAATGGTCTTTTGACAAGTTATGTGTATGTAGACATCCAAGACACAAACGTTGGGGATTATGTTCAGCAAGCCAAGAAATTTATAGATGAACATTTAGATTTACCCGTGGGGCATTCCATCAGTTGGAGTGGACAATACCAAAACATGGAACGGGTCAGGGACAAACTTAAAGTGGTGCTTCCCATCACTCTGTTGCTAATTTTAATATTGATCTACATGAATACAGGATCAGGAGTCAAAACAGCGATTGTTTTACTGGCCATTCCTTTTTCTGCCATAGGGGCTGTGTGGCTGTTATATCTTTTGGGATACAACATGAGCATTGCCGTGTGGGTGGGGCTGATTGCCCTCTTAGGTGTGGACGCAGAAACGGCAATCTATATGCTGCTGTATCTGGATTTGTCCTACGAAAAACGAAAGTCTGAGGGGATGTTAAATTCTTTTGCCGACTTAAAAGAAGCCATACACGAAGGAGCCGTCAAACGCATTCGTCCTAAAATGATGACCGTGCTCACAACATTTATAGCTCTGCTTCCCATTATGTTTGCAAGCTCAGCCAGTAGTGGAGCTGATGTGATGAAAAGAATGGCCGCCCCCATGGTGGGAGGAATCTTGACCTCTTTTCTTCTCGAACTTTTAGTCTACCCTGCTATTTTTGCCCTTTGGAAAGAAAGAAGTCTGTTAAACGCAAACTCAGAACACACAGCAGAAGAAAATTTTTAA
- a CDS encoding cupredoxin domain-containing protein, giving the protein MKAAILALILMILGPAAWAKTVKVKVTKKGFEPARIETKAGEELTLKITRKVKATCAKDITVPSMDIQKPLPLNETVTVTLKPTQKGEVIFGCAMQQMLGGLIIVK; this is encoded by the coding sequence ATGAAAGCTGCCATACTCGCTCTTATTCTTATGATCCTAGGTCCTGCTGCTTGGGCGAAAACCGTGAAGGTGAAAGTCACTAAAAAAGGATTTGAACCTGCACGAATTGAAACCAAAGCAGGCGAAGAGCTGACACTAAAGATCACCAGAAAGGTCAAAGCCACTTGCGCCAAAGACATCACGGTTCCTTCTATGGATATTCAAAAGCCACTGCCCTTAAATGAAACTGTCACTGTCACACTTAAGCCTACCCAAAAAGGGGAAGTCATCTTTGGCTGTGCTATGCAACAGATGCTGGGTGGTCTTATTATTGTGAAGTGA